TCACAAGACCAAAACCGCATCTTCTAACAAGGGAGACCCAATAAGTCCTCAAAAGGTAGTTCATAAAACAAATCCTATAAACCATGAAATCTTTTCCAAAGCTGATGAGACTGCGcttcctctcctgtctggcCCAGAAACTGCTGACAGTGAGGAGATCTACACCATTTTAGACGAGGAGATGCTGTTGCCTATATCAGTTTATAGTCTCAAGAAACAGACAGTACAGGTTCAGTCGAACCCTGTAGTGAACACACCCTCTAACAACTTGGGGTCCTCTCCAGCAAATGCAGATCAGGTTTTTGTTAAAGGGCACAATGTGAGCTGGGCTGATATGCACAAATGGAGAGACAGGAGTGAAGACACTGAGGAACCTGAGGAGAGTGTATATGAGGAAGTTTATGATCCCCCAGCACCTGTACGAGTGATAGAACAGGATGCTTCTAAAATTCACGTGGGCTCCTCTGTAAGCGCTTGCTGTTTCCACTTTCCTCATGATGCTTTTGGAGTGGAGATAAATGTGGATGAGGATCCCTCTGAGATGATGCTCCCCTCACAGAGACATCTCAACCAATGGGAGAAGATTGTAAATCCAACAAATCAAGAAGCCATTTACCAAAATCACTCCACTCCCAAATACTTCCAACAAAAACAGCCTTTGTCATACTGTGACCATGGCCAGCAGTATCAGTCACATGCATCTCATGAAGTATCTACAAATTATCATCAGGTCTCTAGTCATCCCCAAAACTGGAACAACTTCCAACCTTCATCGCTACTCAGACCCTCAAACTCGAGACTCCGTAACTCTGCCACGTCTCATCAGAAAAGCTGCTCAGGTCTTGAGCGCAGTTTTGAGGTGTATAACAACAGAGACATCAGCAGGCCCTGCTCACAGCAGAGAACCTATAATAACAGCCAGATTCAAAACACATCATTTCAAGGTAAACAGGTCAGGGAACCAGTAAGATCCTTTCACAGTGGTTTCTTAAATTCTGAAAGTCTCCCTGCTCAATCTGCTGGATCTATAAACATCTACAACGACAGAGGCCCATGTTCTTCTTCAGACTGTGACGCAGCGTCCAACCACTTGAACAAGGCCGGCCTTGCCTCACAGTTAGAGCCTTCAGCTTATGAAAACACTCAGCTAGACTACCAAATCCAATCACAGTCAAACAACCCAAAGCATTCTTGGACCAAAAAGACCAACCTTAATAATACAAGGCACTGGTTACAGTCTGAATCGAGAGTTTTACTGCACTCTAATAAAGGTATTTTGCCAGCAAATCCGCTGCTCGACAACTCAGCCCCCGTCCCTTGTAAGTCCAAGTCCCTGGGAGATCTAACCTCTGAAGACATATCATGCAACTTCCAGAGCAAATACAACATCATTAGTCGCAGTTTCATCACTCCACATATGAGGACGCAAAAGAGGATTGGCACCACTGGTGAGGTAACTTTCCAATCCCTGGCTTGTGATCCACTTACAGAACAGCTGCGTAAACTTGTCAGTCTGGAGGGGGAACATAGCGACAAAGATAGTTCGCAGCCTCTTCAGTTGTATCAGGAAGCAAAATCCCCACCACCACAGCCCCAGGAAACAAGCGTGGGTTCTATTGTTCCCAGCGATTTGGAGGATACTCCTCCACTCCTGACCCGTCGCCTATCCTCTCGGAGCCAAAGCAGAGTACGTCACATCAACAGCCGCGCCCGTGAAAGGCAACAAGACTCTCTCAAGTCTCGAGCAGGAGTGGTCTTCAATAGCACAACCAGCACTGGTGGAGTAGTACTGAGGAATAAATCTGTTTCTCAGAAACCACCAGCAAACAGACACTCAACTGGTTCTTACATAGCAGGTTACTTTGGTCAGCTGGAAGACAGAGGACTCCCCGAAGGAGCATGTACATCATTTCCTTATCAGACTTTGGCTCAGTACGGAGATCAGTATTTTACAGATGAGTCTGTTCCGCCTGTTGACTCCAACCACGCTGCATCCGAGCCTGAAGTCTACTTTCTGCTCAGGCTGTAGCTCTGAACATAACCTACGATAAGATTTATAGTCAAGCAGTGATTCATGATAATGGCACACCAAAAGCCAGTAGATAAATACttgtatacatacatacatatacatacatacatacttaAATATGAGTCACTGTTTGTTCCCATGTTCATTGACCTGTAGGTTCCTATTAACAGTTAAATAAATGGGTaacgttttgtcttttgtctgctGAATGTGTAAATGTTCCCCTCAGAGACTGATTGTATGAACACTTGTCATGTATGTTCCTCTAAGCTCCTGCTCCATATTTGTACATTTGACTCAGAAGCCACTCTAAGTGAAGAGGGATTTCATTTCTTTGCGTCATTTGACTacattgatttttaaaagaTGGGATTCATGTTTTCCAAGAACAAATGTAAGTCTTCCTATTCTTTAAAGTGGTACTCCCttatttgtgttgtgtgttttagttGATTACCAGTTCTAACCGTAcatttatgtgtgtgcatgttacaTATAGACATGTCAAGCATGACTATGCACCAATTAATACATGTGTTCCCCAAAACCAACTGCACTGAAGAAATAGCTCCACTGGATACAATAGGGGACATGGATTTGTTCGCTTCAGGTTTAATATAGCACATGAGCCTCTCTTGTTGAATTTGTTTCCCTCGCTATGATTTATAGAATTTGAAAACATAAttgcaaaataatttttaaagattttggagttcaaaggtttttatttttatatttgctttgATACAGACTGCAAAAAtactcttttatttatttattttgtttaacatCATGGAATTAAAAACAGTGACAACTACATCAGGCCTTATGTAGTTGTCACTCTGGCCAaggatggcagagcagcaggggttttctttttattggttACGTGCTACAGCATCCCTTTTTTGTATTGTCGCTCATCGGAGGACTAAGAGCATTTTCATActaatgcaataaaatatttgatttcaacAATTCCATGTTTATTTACtatcacaatcacaatgataaAGGTGCAGCAGTCTATGAAACCTTTAACTTTCCTGTCCTGCAGCCCAGTATCTCAGCTATAATGATGATGTTTGAATGACATCATGCAGTATTTTATTAAGAGGAAGCATATTTTATGCATATCCACCACTCACAATGTCATACACACAATCACTCAGttgcatttaattatttttctttcagcacTCCAGAGGGAAATAgttttgctgtgtgtgcgttGCAGGTGTCATCACTTTTTCTTGCGTGCCACTACCACTTGGCACCTAATGTAAACATAAAATCAGCAGCTCATCTGGTCAAAGAGGGCAGGCTGTATGTGTGAGGATACCATTTTCAGAATTTATAGTTTGTTGGGTAATAGGAGCTGtataaacaaatgaaatatgttttatttaataatatctTTACTTTTTACAGGTAACTATGAGGAGGCTATGATCTTATAATTGAACTTAATggatatatacatacatatttgATAATGGGCTCTGCTGAACGCTGTCTGATGTAGAACTTTACAGTTTTGTCTAAAATTCATGCAATTTATTGTCAGGTCTGATGAAACACCAAatttcacaaacaaaaatgattgCAGCTGTCATTAATAGCGAttattatatacattttaaaaaatattaattttattctgTGATAATTTTCCAGAACAGAAGCTGTCATCACTCTTCTGGTTCCTGGCTCGGTGGCTGTCCTTTGCCCTTCCCGTTTGCCTTCTTGGTGTCCAAAGTAATCAAGTGGGTCTGGGGGATGTTCAGTCGGCATTATGCTCCAGGTCGGCCGCATGGAGCAACAACAGTCTATCCCAGGACGGAGATGTGATTATTGGTGGACTTTTTGATTTGCATTTCACACGTCCTGCTGTAGACCAAGACTTCACCAAGCTGCCACTTTTTCAACCTTGCACTGGGTAAATCTAATCACGTTGGTTGCAATCAAATGTATGAAAATTATGTTGTTTTGGTGGTAAGTGGACTTTGCATTTTTTTGTATACATTTCTTTGTCATGTTCATACGTTTTTGTTGAAATAGAGTTTATTTCTACGAATGGTTGAGCAACTTAGGTTATGAAAGCCCTACAGAACTCAAGATTTTCATCAAAATATGTCAATGTTATAAACTCTCTATCTGAGATAAACACAATTTGATAATAGTGGATTTTGTTTAGCATATTTTGTACCCAaccatatatttattttgttttatgcacTCATCACACATATGTCTTATTCTCTTAAGTTTTGAGCTAGGTGGATTAAAAAGCATATATGCTATGACCTTTGCTGTGGAAGAAATAAATCGTAACAGCACGCTGCTGCCAGGGGTGAAGCTGGGCTACCGTATATTTGACAGTTGTGGCCAATACCCCTGGTCTCTTCAAGGTGCTCTATCACTGGTTGCAGGAGACTCATACAGCTGCATCTTACAATCCTCGCCTGGCAAGACAGCTGGTATGACTTGACAATGCCATGAACAAACTATATGACTGTTGTATCAAATATTGTCTGTTATCGGCAGGTGATCAGTCCATTCCTTTGCTAATTGGTGGTGCTACATCCACGGCAAGCATGATACTGTCCAGTGTCTTAGAGCCTGTCTCTGTGCCTATTGTGAGTTTTATTACATCACgaaatatatgtttgttttttgtagcGGTtgatacaatatttaaaaacaaaagaactgaATGATACATTGTTAAAATGATCATTCTGAATCTTTCTTTCAGATCAGTTATTTGGCTTCCTGCCCATGTCTCAGTGACAGGACAAAATTCCCTAATTTCTTCAGAACAATTCCCAGTGATATTTACCAGGCCAGGGTCATGGCACAACTCGTCACACACTACAACTGGACTTGGATGGGAGCAGTAATTGATGACAGTGATTATGGTCACTTGGCAATACAGGTTTATGTTCTTGTTCTTAAAATCGAAATGACCAAACAGAAAATCTTGCGTATATCCCTCATATGTGggacacaaatatataaatatgaacttggttcttttaattttgtttgaaaTTTCAGGTATTTCAGGAGGAGATTGAGGGGAAAGGGATTTGTTTGGAATTCATTGAGACTCTCAACGGAGGAAATATTGTGAGAGACTCCAGACGTGCAGCACGCACAATTCAAGCATCCACTGTGAGGGTGATTCTCATTTTTTGCTGGTATACATTAATAAGGGATATGTTTCTGGAACTGTCCAAAAGGAATGTGAGTATTCTGCTTGGGATTTCCtcattaaaacatatatatatttaatattctgTACATATTTTTTGTCTGCccaatgtttatattttattttattttattttatttatttatttatattgccTTATTCCAGGTGACTGACAGACAGTTTCTGGCCAGTGAGTCTTGGAGCACAAGTGATGATTTACTCAAAGATCTTGCCATCTCTAAAGTTGCAAATGGTGTTCTTGGTGTGGCCATTAAAAGTTCAACAATACCTGGATTTGAAAATTATCTCAGAGATTTGCACCCAGTTCATCGATCTGATGATGAATTCTTACAAGAATTCTGGGAAAATGAGTTTGGATGCAATCCCTCTCTCTCAAACatttctccttcatctcctgcCAAGTGGTCAATTCAGAAATTTCTACCACCTTGCAGTGGGACAGAGTCACTGAAGGGAGTGCAGCATCCATTTACTGACACCTCTCATCTAAGGATCTCATATAACGTCTACCTCGCTGTTTATGCTGCAGCCCACGCCCTTCACAGCCTTCTCTCCTGCAGTGATACAGAGCGGCCTTCTGGAAGCAACAGCTCTACTTGCTCCTCTCCCAAACACATCAAACCCATAGAGGTTAATACTCATGTAAATGGATCATATTATCATTAATATATAGTTTTATTAAGACTTATATTCTCAAAATCTGATGCTTTCAGCTGTTGCAGCACCTGAATCGAGTGAACGTCACCACACCACAAGGAGACATGTTTCATTTCCAGGGTTCAGATATTCCAGCAAAGTACGACCTTGTCAACTGGCAGATGAACTCCAAAGGGCAACTTAATCTTGTTTTGATTGGTCATGTGGATGGTTTAGATCATCATGTTGATGAATCAGCAATTCAGTGGAGCACCGGATCCAATCAGGTAGTTTGATCACCAGTTATCTTAAAgtgacaaataataaataaattcccaACAACATTATTTGGCTGTTTGTTCAGGTGCCAGTTTCAGTGTGCAGTGAGAGCTGCCCTCCAGCTACCAGGAGGGCCAACAGGAAGGGAGAGCCTCTATGCTGCTTTGACTGTATTCCGTGTGCTAAAGGGGAAATTAGCAATAAAAACGGTGAGGAAATCACTCCAACAGACAGAACAAACTCAAATAGTTGTTCTTGTTTGTATTGTATATTCTGTACTTTTCCCCTGTTCTGAACTCTTCTAGATTCCCTTCAATGTGCACGCTGTCCTGATGAGTTCTGGTCCAATGTAGACCAAACTGCCTGTATCCCTCGTGAGCTGGACTTCCTCTCCTTTAATGAAACCTTGGGCATTACTCTGACTACAGCTGCTGTGTCTGGAGCTGTAGTGACAACAgctgtgtttgtggtgtttctTTACTATCGTCAGACACCTATGGTAATAAACTAGAGTGAATTAAAGGGTTTATATTaatgactatatatatatatgtatatttactaATTGCACCATATTGTTTAACTGTCTGAATGTTTTTGACTCATCTCCTTCACCCCCAGGTGCGAGCCAACAATTCAGAACTGAGCTTTTTGCTTCTTCTGTCACTGaagctctgcttcctgtgctcATTGGTGTTCATTGGTCGTCCATCAGTCTGGTCTTGTCGGTTCCAGCAGGCAGCCTTTGGGATCAGctttgtcctttgtgtttcctgcctCCTTGTCAAAACACTAGTAGTTCTTGCTGTTTTCCGCTCAGCTCAGCCTGGTGCTGGAGCCTTGATGAAGTGGTTTGGTCCAGGTGTACAGAGAGGAAGTGTCTGCTTCTTTACGTCTGTACAGGTATGAAAATCAGTTCATTTGAATTGAATcaatttttattagtttcatTTATACCTGCAGTATACACAATAATCAATAAGGAATAACATTACAGAAATGTGCTGACGTTCTCATCAGGTTATCATCTGTACTGTGTGGCTGTGCCTCAGCCCACCAGTGCCTGAACGTGATCTGGGTTTccaagggtcaaaggtcaccttgaAGTGTGCCATGGCCTCTGTGGTGGGCTTTTCTGTGGTCCTTGGCTACATTGGCCTGCTGGCTTGTACCTGCCTCCTCTTGGCCTTTCTTGTGAGGAAACTCCCAGACAACTTCAACGAGGCCAAACTGATCACCTTCAGCATGCTGATATTCTGTGCTGTCTGGGTGACCTTTGTCCCTGCTTACATTAGCTCTCCAGGGAAGTATGTTGTTGCTGTGGAAATATTTGCAATCCTAGCCTCGAGCTATAGTTtacttcttttcatttttgctcccaaatgttttattattcttttgaGACCTCAAAGAAACACTAAGAAACACTTGATGGCCAAATAGCAAAAATGTCACGATAGTTTTTCTTCATCTAATGTGAGCAATCTCTCACATTTAACTTTTCTTGGCTCTATATCAATGTTTGTGtcaataaatatattgtgtCATAAAAATCTATATCAATTATCTTAATGATGCATGGTTATTTATGACAAATTATATACATGCAGGGCAAcactgtctctgtgttgccctgcgatggactggcggcttgtccagggtgtaccccgcctctcgcccattgactgctgagattggctccagcttggcccgcgaccccatgacggaataagcggttggaaaatgaatgaatgaatatatacatgtgttcttttttgttttgttttcttcataataattaataactttctttttttatcccaGGTCAATGCTGTTGTCAAAATATTGTTTTAGATTTATTAATTACAGCagtttttaaagaaaacctTTGCAAATCATGTCAATTCAAGGAATATTTCAACTCTTCTAAGCCTTATTGGAATGTAACTTCCTCAAATCAGTTCAATGAACAAATTAAATGATGAAAGTGGAGCATGTGAAAATTAAGTCCAAATGTACTTAATTACGGCCACTAGATGGAAGTATTATGGCATTTAATCTCACTACGTTTATTCTTCCATCTCATCTCATATAGCATTCTGTTTATTGGATTTGCAATTGTACACCTGAAATGATCTCTTGCACCTGCATATTTGTATGTAGTTGTATTTGTGGTTTTGCAATTATAAAATATTGTTAAAATGACATTAGAAATCCCATCGTGGATGGGAGTGTCTAAGATGGAAGTGTCATACCCATTCGTCCTTATCTtggtggcacggtggtgtagtggttagtaatgtcagttttttttgttttttgtatttccagTCTTACTTACCTTGGTTTTttgttggctgtgattttttgtttgattactGGAAGTCCAGCCCGTGCCCCCTCAGTACTTTTTCTGAGCGTTTTGAGTTTTGCTTTATTAAAGACTTTGAACTGTTTTacgtctccgtctctgcattttggggtcctaATTCCTGCTAGTTCCTTTTTGGAACACAACAATAATTGGCCATTACCAAGAGGCAAAGGCTAAGACTTAGGCTATTATGCTATTATGCTAAAGATATTATACAGCAATAATTCGACATACAAGCCctttgacatacgagcattCTGAGATATGAGCCAGCCTGCAAGTGATATGTATGCATTAAGATGCAGGCATGCATTTGAGATACGTGcatgcttccagatgctgacgcatttctttaaaaacattGCATACATTTTTATGGTACTTgttaaacacagaaaaaaaacaaccaatttAAGCGGAGCCaactaaagaaaaacaaccaaaaaggGTCTATAAacaaaacactctacaaacctAGTAATAGATATGTGTTCTCATATGCAGTGTACAAGGATGAAGAAACGGCGTGTCaacatttatttccaccatGGGAGATGAAGCAGAGAATGCTACGAGCTCAACAGGTTATGGGCCCAGACGTGGCACAGGTAGACGATGGCAAAGGTCAGTGTTTAGCGGAGATGAAAATGACTATGAACTTTGGGAAGTAAAGTTCCTCGGCCATCTGCGCATCATTGGCCTAAAAGACGTCATACTTTCCACCCACTGAACCCGATGCTGACAAAAACGCTGACTGCTATGCAGAACTCATCCAATTCCCGACGACAAAAGTCTGTCCCTGGTTATGCGGGATGCCGCCGATGACGGCAGAAAAGCCCTGTAGATGCTGCGCGACCACTATGCTTGCCAGGGTAAGCCGACTTAGCCGAGAATCGTTGCGCTGTATACCGAACTCACGTCCTTACAGAAGAGACCAGACGAACCAGTAACGGGCTACATTATACGAGCTGAGAAAACAGTAACAGCCTTGAGAAATGCAAAAGAAGTCATCAGCGACGGCCTGATTATCGCCATGATTTTAAAGGGGCTTCCAGAAACGTACAAGCCTTTTGCCATTCACACGGCTCAAAGCACAGAAGACATAACATTCACGCAGTTTAAGAGCAACCTGCGTAGCTacgaagagacagagagatttGAAAGTAAACCGAAAGCGGACAACGTGATGAAAGTTGACCTCACGTCAGTCACGTGTTATGGATGTGGGAACCGTGGACACATCATCAAAGACTGCCGCCAAAATGCGACCCCAAAGTGGTGCAGCTACCACAGAAGTTCCACACACAGTGATGAGACCTGTAGAAGGAAGAATAAACACAAGGATGAGGCtaaacagacagcagagagacagTAAGAGCCCAAAGAACAAACCTTTGTGTTTCAAGTCAGCCAGAGATTTCCACCAACATGTAATGAATGGAAAGTTATTGGTGGACTGCGGAGCCTCCTCACATATTATCACAGACGGGAACAAGTTCACACACTTTGACAAGACCTTTGATTCAAGAAAGCACTGCATGGAACTCGCCGATGGATCCAGAACTAACAACGTGGCGTTAAAGAGGGGAGACGCGACCGTCACTCTACAGGACACACAAGGAAAGTGGACCACCGTGACACTGAGGGATGTTCTCCTCATCCCATCCTATCCTCAGTGCATTTTCTCAGTGAAAGGCGGCCACAACCAACGGAGCACAGGTGATTTTCAAGAAAGACCAAAATGAACTCATCCATAAAGGTGGGACTGTCTTTGCTATTGAAGAATACGACAGACTCTGCTACTTGAAAATGGTAAATAATGACACTTCATTCAATGACATAAAATCATTTGGGTAGATGATTTAATAATTGCTGCTGGCAACTCTGAACTACTTGATGCATTCAAAGAAACAATGAGATCTAAATTCAACATGAAGAATTTTGAGAAAATATCATATTTTCTTGGGCTACAGTTTGAACAAAAAGAAGGTGAGATCAGGATGAAAAGGAACATTGAAAGGATGCTTGAACGTTTTGGCATGTCTGAGTGCAAACCCTCGATCTACACCTTGTGAGTTCAAAACAAACACGACCATCATGGAAGAAAATGACAAGCATGAGACTGTTAATCCCAGAGAGTACCGGGAAATTGTGGGCAGTCTTATTTATGCCATGACGTGCACAAGACCAGATATAAGCTGGGTTGTTAGCAGGCTTTCCCAAACTTTAGCACAACCAAAAAGGGAAGATTTGGTGACTGCAAAACAAGTCCTCAGATATCTAAAAGGCACAACTGACTATGAGTTAGtatcacttccacctcttcttgtccgttcgaagtcaataaagagttctttttactgctggcaATAGTGGGTTTAATGTAGGCTGTAGAACTTGGCTTGCTTTACAACATAAGACGCCACCATCAAGGCCACCATCAATGCCACCGTCAAACTAAAAGCAACATGAAATACAATGAAGTACAAATAattgcatacaaataaatatgtaaacgtaaataacatacctcgctggctgacccttacttagaggcagaaatgaggactttAAACTTGACGTAACATTTATTGGTCTTACTTCGCCTTCTCCTTAACTAGCGTGCATCACCAATTAGTGCACGTGcggaaaacatttcctgaacaataGTTACGCTATTAAATAactataaatatgtaaatatgcataaggaaaaagctaaaatatataaacaaaaatTATGGCAATAAAAGTTAGTCTTTAAGAAAAACACTGAAGAACTTAAACTAGTTGCATTTAGTGATTCTGACTGGGCATCTTCAGTACATGACAGACGCAGTACAACAGGGTACTGTTTTGCACAGCTGGCTGGCCCCTCACTGCACATCTCTTCTCATTATTTGAATGATAAATGTGAAGATTCtgtgattttaaatgaaaaataatctaaaactgTTGAAGTTAACTCACTGggtaaatataattaatatctttttttattttcctttttgttccaTGATAACAGGGGAGGTTAGGCACAGCCTCACGGGCCTCCCcgactgcacgtcactgcatCGCACAGTATTGTGGGATATAaactgcacacacatacacacatccaACAATCCGAGCATCATATCCACATTACAGTTGGATTGTTTTTCCTCCAGTACTCCAGAGAGGAataatttttgcttgtgtgttgctgttgtcaaaagtttttttttctttcaaaacacAACGCTGAATATAAATACCAAGATCAATGGTCCACTTGCGCAAGAAAGCATGGGGTATGTTTGAGTCAAGAAATCGTTACCagaatttatgttttcttgtgtgATATGGCATATATAACTAAATGAAACATGTTTGAGTTAATAGTGTATTCCCTATTTGCAGGTAATTTTCACAAGCTTTTCATGTTACTGTATATTTGAATTTAGTGTCTGTATCATTCAAAACAGTGTATGTTGCCTTTTTTCTGTGAGGTTTTATTTGTCTTAAATTTTTCTAATCCATTGTCAAATTTGAAGAAACAGCTTTACATTAATTGTGTATGACTAACTGAAATTATTGAAGCTGTCATTCATGC
The Brachionichthys hirsutus isolate HB-005 unplaced genomic scaffold, CSIRO-AGI_Bhir_v1 contig_955, whole genome shotgun sequence DNA segment above includes these coding regions:
- the LOC137914193 gene encoding extracellular calcium-sensing receptor-like — its product is MDLFASEQKLSSLFWFLARWLSFALPVCLLGVQSNQVGLGDVQSALCSRSAAWSNNSLSQDGDVIIGGLFDLHFTRPAVDQDFTKLPLFQPCTGFELGGLKSIYAMTFAVEEINRNSTLLPGVKLGYRIFDSCGQYPWSLQGALSLVAGDSYSCILQSSPGKTAGDQSIPLLIGGATSTASMILSSVLEPVSVPIISYLASCPCLSDRTKFPNFFRTIPSDIYQARVMAQLVTHYNWTWMGAVIDDSDYGHLAIQVFQEEIEGKGICLEFIETLNGGNIVRDSRRAARTIQASTVRVILIFCWYTLIRDMFLELSKRNVTDRQFLASESWSTSDDLLKDLAISKVANGVLGVAIKSSTIPGFENYLRDLHPVHRSDDEFLQEFWENEFGCNPSLSNISPSSPAKWSIQKFLPPCSGTESLKGVQHPFTDTSHLRISYNVYLAVYAAAHALHSLLSCSDTERPSGSNSSTCSSPKHIKPIELLQHLNRVNVTTPQGDMFHFQGSDIPAKYDLVNWQMNSKGQLNLVLIGHVDGLDHHVDESAIQWSTGSNQVPVSVCSESCPPATRRANRKGEPLCCFDCIPCAKGEISNKNDSLQCARCPDEFWSNVDQTACIPRELDFLSFNETLGITLTTAAVSGAVVTTAVFVVFLYYRQTPMVRANNSELSFLLLLSLKLCFLCSLVFIGRPSVWSCRFQQAAFGISFVLCVSCLLVKTLVVLAVFRSAQPGAGALMKWFGPGVQRGSVCFFTSVQVIICTVWLCLSPPVPERDLGFQGSKVTLKCAMASVVGFSVVLGYIGLLACTCLLLAFLVRKLPDNFNEAKLITFSMLIFCAVWVTFVPAYISSPGKYVVAVEIFAILASSYSLLLFIFAPKCFIILLRPQRNTKKHLMAK